In Megasphaera vaginalis (ex Bordigoni et al. 2020), a single genomic region encodes these proteins:
- a CDS encoding Gx transporter family protein, translating into MNKSFHIIILGLFVAQSLVLYIVEGMLPVPFIAPGAKLGLANLITVIALYVLPRKRDVVLILLLRILISTAFAGGINAFFYSVAGAAFSFAVMALLHNRSCFSVIGVSAAGGIFHNLGQLIIASLIVENAKIMLYLPILSVAGVGTGILIGITAAFALSKLRRLPIYERMTALS; encoded by the coding sequence ATGAATAAATCATTTCACATCATTATTCTGGGGCTTTTCGTCGCCCAATCGCTCGTCCTGTATATCGTCGAAGGCATGCTCCCCGTTCCCTTCATCGCGCCCGGCGCAAAATTGGGTTTAGCGAATTTGATCACCGTCATCGCCCTTTACGTCTTGCCGCGCAAACGGGATGTCGTGCTGATTCTTCTCCTCCGGATTCTCATTTCGACAGCCTTCGCCGGCGGCATCAACGCTTTCTTTTACAGCGTTGCCGGCGCCGCCTTCAGCTTTGCCGTCATGGCGCTGCTTCACAACCGTTCCTGCTTTTCCGTCATCGGCGTCAGTGCAGCTGGCGGCATCTTTCATAACCTCGGCCAACTCATCATCGCTTCGCTCATCGTCGAAAACGCCAAAATCATGCTTTACCTGCCGATTCTCTCCGTCGCCGGCGTGGGTACGGGAATATTGATCGGCATTACGGCGGCTTTTGCCTTGTCCAAATTAAGACGGCTCCCCATTTATGAACGAATGACGGCCCTATCATAA
- a CDS encoding PTS sugar transporter subunit IIA, with protein sequence MSSPDAIIFASPFSGELHPITDAPDPVFAKKMTGDGFFVYPADGRVLAPDDGAVIYAAETGHALAMTTSGGVEYLIHLGVDSATIRDVFTVHVKNGSVVRKGDLLITADLDALRDKALSDAFICVFTSLSDTRPVRLIGPAEITALEAAVSF encoded by the coding sequence ATGAGCTCACCTGACGCGATAATCTTTGCTTCCCCCTTTTCAGGAGAACTGCACCCGATTACGGACGCACCTGATCCGGTTTTCGCCAAAAAAATGACGGGCGACGGTTTTTTCGTCTATCCCGCCGACGGCCGCGTGTTGGCGCCTGATGACGGCGCCGTTATTTACGCTGCCGAAACAGGCCACGCATTGGCCATGACCACCTCCGGCGGCGTCGAATACCTGATTCATCTCGGCGTCGATTCCGCCACAATACGCGACGTGTTTACCGTACATGTCAAAAACGGCAGCGTCGTCAGAAAAGGCGATTTGCTGATTACCGCCGACCTCGACGCCTTACGCGACAAGGCGCTATCCGACGCGTTCATCTGCGTTTTCACGTCGCTGTCCGACACCAGACCGGTACGCCTCATCGGCCCTGCCGAGATTACGGCGCTGGAAGCGGCCGTGTCCTTCTGA
- a CDS encoding tetratricopeptide repeat protein: MTILLTTALVSLLTACGAEPQQQAQEQPAAAHVIAPESAAAAQKGQQAYEAFQYDAAIAYYDRALAEDDRNDEALAGKGIALAMRGNETGSQQDKDEALTLIKESLALNADNTAAFYDLALAYKINGQYEEAERWFKKVIEKEPDNTWSYYGIATIYGDLGKADAAVFYLEKAITYGGDAVKDAARSQHHFDAVRSNAAFRELIR; encoded by the coding sequence ATGACAATATTACTGACAACGGCGCTCGTCTCCCTGCTCACGGCCTGCGGGGCGGAACCGCAGCAGCAGGCACAGGAACAGCCGGCTGCCGCGCACGTGATCGCTCCCGAATCGGCGGCGGCAGCGCAAAAAGGCCAACAGGCTTACGAAGCGTTCCAATATGACGCGGCCATTGCGTACTATGACCGGGCCTTGGCCGAAGATGACCGGAATGACGAAGCCCTGGCCGGCAAAGGTATCGCCCTGGCCATGCGCGGTAACGAAACCGGCAGTCAGCAGGACAAGGATGAGGCGTTGACGCTGATCAAGGAGTCGCTCGCCCTGAACGCCGACAATACGGCCGCCTTTTATGATCTCGCCTTGGCCTATAAGATCAACGGCCAATATGAAGAGGCCGAAAGATGGTTCAAAAAGGTTATCGAAAAAGAGCCGGACAATACGTGGAGTTACTACGGTATCGCCACGATCTACGGGGATCTCGGCAAAGCCGACGCCGCCGTTTTCTATCTGGAAAAGGCGATCACCTACGGCGGTGACGCCGTCAAAGACGCCGCTCGCAGCCAACATCATTTCGACGCCGTTCGCAGCAACGCCGCTTTCCGAGAACTTATCCGTTAA
- a CDS encoding NusG domain II-containing protein — MLKKGDILLIVFLLLCSFIPEGIFLLSGADTAMDKTYAVIYVDGEMYKTLPLSEHTGTDTFTIRTERGFNTVVVKENTIGIVEADCPDGVCISEGFISKPGATSVCLPHKVLIQVRASDNSDADVIRAR; from the coding sequence ATGTTAAAAAAAGGCGATATCCTGTTGATCGTCTTCCTTCTCCTCTGCTCCTTCATTCCGGAAGGGATTTTCCTTCTCAGCGGCGCAGACACGGCCATGGACAAAACCTATGCCGTCATTTACGTCGACGGGGAAATGTACAAAACGCTTCCCCTGTCGGAGCATACGGGAACCGATACCTTCACGATCCGTACGGAACGAGGGTTCAACACCGTCGTCGTCAAAGAGAACACGATCGGCATCGTAGAAGCCGACTGTCCCGACGGAGTCTGCATCAGTGAAGGTTTCATCTCCAAACCGGGGGCGACCAGCGTCTGCCTGCCCCACAAGGTGCTGATTCAAGTCCGCGCATCCGATAACAGCGACGCCGATGTCATTCGGGCCCGCTAG
- a CDS encoding LysR family transcriptional regulator, translating into MELPSIQELKSFILYGQLRNFTSAAKAANVTQSAFSAQIKKLEDILGVPLIIRNNRGSALTVEGERFLRDAEAVVASLETAAERVRRLYARRLPVLHVGVMRSMGDILMNAHIAYLHAHHEDLSINVYDMEESEVMTDLHAGKIDMASVYADDAARWHGYEMVPFATDSFVYFAPHVAPGGAVSKEFMWNRQLVMYPPKYFMDRRLRTYFAGTETSGSHAEIQLSNPYASVDFCRNNKAGCLVSERLAAVMGLAGQCRALADPLTLTAYIVYRKHTEKETYIRLFIEYMRKRGSRLPARSHRIF; encoded by the coding sequence ATGGAATTACCGAGTATCCAGGAATTGAAGAGTTTTATTCTGTACGGTCAGCTGCGGAATTTTACGTCAGCCGCCAAGGCGGCCAATGTGACGCAGTCGGCTTTCAGCGCGCAAATTAAAAAACTGGAAGACATCCTCGGCGTGCCCCTGATTATTCGCAACAATCGCGGCAGCGCCCTGACTGTCGAAGGAGAGCGCTTTCTGCGTGATGCCGAAGCGGTTGTCGCCTCGCTGGAAACGGCAGCGGAGCGGGTACGGCGCCTTTATGCGCGGCGTCTTCCCGTTTTGCATGTCGGCGTAATGCGCAGCATGGGCGATATTCTCATGAATGCGCACATCGCTTACCTGCACGCTCATCACGAGGATCTTTCAATCAATGTCTACGATATGGAAGAGAGCGAAGTGATGACCGATCTGCACGCCGGAAAAATTGATATGGCATCTGTTTATGCCGACGATGCCGCGCGTTGGCACGGTTATGAAATGGTCCCGTTCGCGACGGATTCCTTTGTTTATTTTGCGCCGCACGTTGCGCCGGGCGGAGCCGTATCGAAGGAATTCATGTGGAACCGGCAGCTGGTCATGTATCCGCCGAAGTATTTCATGGACCGACGGCTGCGCACGTATTTTGCCGGTACGGAGACCAGCGGTTCACACGCGGAAATACAGCTGTCCAATCCCTACGCCAGCGTGGATTTTTGCAGAAATAACAAAGCCGGCTGCCTTGTCTCCGAACGACTTGCCGCCGTCATGGGGCTTGCCGGTCAGTGCCGCGCTCTGGCGGATCCGCTGACGCTTACGGCTTACATTGTCTATCGTAAACATACGGAAAAAGAAACGTATATTCGCTTGTTTATCGAATATATGCGGAAACGGGGAAGCCGGTTGCCGGCCCGGTCTCATCGAATTTTCTGA
- a CDS encoding AEC family transporter translates to MEGIGIKISFIFIDIILPLVVGYICKKKDWLSSRQCNVLIRFNIIVVMTILTLLSFWILPLRAELAMLPVFSFLNVLLPWGLVKLSGRHKKFSSLTDQGSYLIVSMPANIGSLAGLCGFILYGELSFAYVQIVGVFQNLVMLFVLFPMAYYYKYSSEHGGAVNLGAMNWRALFLNWNQLSVAGIIVGMILYSFDVPRPQILGDFFQFLIHFSAWAALVPIGYMIEFTHLQTYCRQTLDIIPVKMIITPLVLYLVGTLFFSDAVLLGTLIIMMAAPCAINSLITARLYGLNVNLAMAPFITTTVVYVFVLYPLFYILVAMGILPFR, encoded by the coding sequence GTGGAAGGAATAGGGATTAAGATCTCGTTTATCTTTATCGATATCATTTTACCGCTGGTTGTCGGGTATATCTGCAAAAAGAAAGATTGGCTGTCGTCCCGGCAATGCAACGTGCTGATCCGCTTCAATATTATCGTCGTCATGACGATTCTCACGCTCCTCAGTTTCTGGATTCTGCCGCTGCGCGCGGAACTGGCGATGTTGCCGGTTTTTTCCTTTTTGAACGTGTTGTTGCCGTGGGGGCTGGTGAAATTGTCGGGGCGGCATAAAAAATTTTCGTCGTTAACCGATCAGGGCAGTTACCTCATCGTTTCCATGCCGGCCAATATCGGTTCTCTTGCCGGTCTGTGCGGATTTATCCTGTATGGGGAACTGTCGTTTGCCTATGTTCAGATTGTCGGCGTTTTTCAAAATTTAGTCATGCTTTTCGTGCTCTTTCCGATGGCCTATTATTATAAGTACAGCAGTGAGCATGGCGGCGCCGTCAACTTGGGAGCGATGAATTGGCGGGCTCTCTTCCTTAACTGGAATCAGTTATCCGTCGCCGGCATTATTGTCGGCATGATTCTTTATTCTTTCGACGTACCGCGGCCGCAGATTCTGGGGGACTTTTTCCAGTTCCTCATTCATTTCAGCGCTTGGGCGGCTCTCGTGCCTATCGGCTATATGATCGAGTTTACTCATTTGCAGACCTATTGCAGGCAGACGTTGGATATTATTCCGGTCAAGATGATTATTACGCCCTTGGTGCTGTATCTGGTCGGGACCTTGTTTTTTTCCGATGCCGTCCTGTTGGGAACGCTGATTATTATGATGGCGGCGCCGTGCGCGATTAATTCGCTGATTACGGCGCGGCTTTACGGTCTTAATGTCAATTTGGCGATGGCGCCGTTCATTACGACGACCGTCGTTTATGTTTTTGTTTTATATCCCCTGTTTTATATCCTCGTTGCCATGGGAATACTGCCTTTTCGTTGA
- a CDS encoding 3'-5' exonuclease: MKAVFVDFEMNPIGREEKEARRLCKGEIIEIGAVKLAEDGREISSYKEYVLPEYATVMNETCRELTGITMEMLATAPHFDEAFARFLAWCNEGGSNGYEMYAWSENDWRQLDAEMRLKHVDTSLPDVRWMLDHWQNFQQIYCNLLGLDRAISLDKAVSALGAVFDGQMHDALWDARNTSKLYVLAKEKEDFHKIMEPIIAATKPTEPLTVSLADAFRAAKHR, translated from the coding sequence ATGAAAGCTGTTTTTGTCGATTTTGAAATGAATCCGATCGGAAGGGAAGAGAAAGAGGCGCGACGTCTTTGCAAGGGAGAGATCATTGAAATCGGCGCCGTAAAATTGGCTGAAGACGGCAGGGAAATTTCGTCATATAAGGAATACGTTTTGCCTGAATATGCGACGGTCATGAATGAGACTTGCCGGGAACTGACCGGCATCACGATGGAAATGCTTGCGACGGCGCCGCATTTCGACGAGGCCTTTGCCCGTTTTCTCGCCTGGTGTAACGAAGGCGGCAGCAATGGATATGAAATGTATGCCTGGAGTGAAAATGACTGGCGGCAGCTGGACGCGGAAATGCGCCTGAAGCACGTGGATACGTCGCTGCCGGACGTGCGCTGGATGCTTGATCACTGGCAGAATTTTCAGCAGATCTACTGTAATCTGCTCGGCCTTGACCGAGCGATTTCTCTCGATAAAGCCGTCAGCGCCTTGGGAGCCGTTTTTGACGGGCAGATGCACGATGCGCTTTGGGATGCCCGCAATACGTCGAAGCTCTATGTGCTGGCCAAAGAGAAAGAAGACTTTCACAAGATCATGGAACCGATCATCGCCGCGACGAAGCCGACCGAACCGCTTACGGTTTCCCTGGCCGATGCGTTCAGGGCGGCAAAACACAGATAG